A single Xylanimonas cellulosilytica DSM 15894 DNA region contains:
- a CDS encoding dTDP-4-dehydrorhamnose 3,5-epimerase family protein encodes MDIRALKIEGAWELTPRQFGDDRGVFLEWFKGDAFAEAVGHGIDLRQANLSVSAAGVLRGVHFADVPPSQAKYVTCVKGAVLDVVVDIRVGSPTYGQWDSVLLDDVDRRAIYLSEGLGHAFCSLEDGSTVTYLCSAPYAPGREHGIHPLDPEIGIVWPTTGRDGSPLAPLLSDKDAAAPTLAEAREQGLLPTWDAVQEFRASLRG; translated from the coding sequence GTGGATATCCGAGCACTGAAGATCGAGGGCGCGTGGGAGCTCACGCCCCGCCAGTTCGGCGACGACCGGGGGGTGTTCCTCGAGTGGTTCAAGGGTGACGCGTTCGCCGAGGCGGTCGGGCACGGGATCGACCTGCGCCAGGCCAACCTCTCCGTCTCGGCCGCCGGGGTGCTGCGCGGCGTCCACTTCGCAGACGTCCCGCCCAGCCAGGCGAAGTACGTCACCTGCGTCAAGGGCGCGGTGCTCGACGTCGTCGTCGACATCCGGGTGGGCTCGCCGACCTACGGCCAGTGGGACTCGGTGCTGCTCGACGACGTCGACCGGCGCGCGATCTACCTCTCGGAAGGGCTCGGCCACGCGTTCTGCTCGCTCGAGGACGGCTCCACGGTCACCTACCTGTGCTCGGCGCCGTACGCGCCCGGCCGTGAGCACGGCATCCACCCGCTCGACCCGGAGATTGGCATCGTGTGGCCGACGACAGGGCGGGACGGCTCGCCGCTCGCACCGCTGCTGAGCGACAAGGACGCCGCCGCCCCGACGCTGGCCGAGGCCCGCGAGCAGGGCCTGCTGCCCACGTGGGACGCCGTGCAGGAGTTCCGGGCGTCGCTGCGCGGCTGA